The Kordia sp. SMS9 DNA window GTCGAAGTCTTTAGGATGTGTGCGGAAGGAACAGTTACAGCCATCACTAAATTCGTTTGGCAATCCTTTGAGCGAGTTAATCACTTCCATGGGTTTTGCAAAAGCTGTTTTTTGGGCTAAGGGAGTTTCTTCAGTTGTGGCTGCTTTTTCGGTAGGAATTAATTCAGCTTCTTCCCATGTGCCATTTACCATTTGTGGACGCGCATTGAGTTGCATAAAATGCTCGCTCAATGTTTGCGTACGTGTATATTCTTTTTTTGAAATAAAATCTTTTACGGTTTCTGTCAACTCCATTTTTGGTTTGGAATCGCCTGCATCTGCATTAAAACTAAAAGTACGTTCTTTTAAAAGCTTTCTTTTTGCATCCATAAGTCGGTACGTATGGTAATATCCATATTCGCCAACATCTGTTTTTTCTATTTCTATGATTTGATTGCCTTTTAAATAACTATTTGTTACCGTTTCTGCATCGCCACCTTCACGTCTAGTAATGCCTAAATCAGTCCATGAGGAAACGTCAAATTTGCCAAAATGGTTAAAGTCAAATTTGTCTTTGGTGATGATGTCATTTCCTTTAGTGTCGCCTTTTTGGTGAACAGCGCCGCCGTATACCCAACCTACTTTGTTGTCTTTTGTGGTGATTTTTAACCAATAATCGTCATACGCAACACCGCGCAATACAATAATTTCTTTACTGTCCGATTTCGTGCCTGAAAATTCCAAAGCATCTTCCGAAGTATATGTGCCAATTACTTTTCCTTTGGTACTTGCCGCATCGCGCACGTTTATATTGTCTACCCAAGCATAAAACGTATTGTTTGCTTTTGGAGTTTCCGTAATTTTTTCAGTCTCGTTGGAGGTTGTAGGAGTTGTTTTCGTTTTTTCTTTGGTGTCGCTTCCGCAAGAAATCATCATCAGTATAGCACAAAGAATACATAGTTTTAAGAGAAGAGAATTGTTTTTCATTTACTATTTGATTCGTTAAAAAATAGGATTTTCAATTTACTAAATATTCAACTTTATTAAGATTAATTGTTTAAAAATGTTTTACATCACAGAAGAAATCATTCACTATATAAAAATGGCTATTCACTCATCTTTTTTCTTTTTGGATTGCAAATCTGTCAAGTTTGTAAAATATTAAACAATGTAAACTTATATATTATGAATTATTCAAAAAAAAATCCTGAAACAGTAGCATTTTTAAAGGTAACAGAACCATCTGAAGAGATTAAAAAGCAACTCCACAATGAAGCTTTGTTAGATTTAACAGCAAAGGAACAAGTAATTCAAACACTTGTGGCAACACATAAAAAAGCAACTCCTTTGGTGTCCAAGACAAAGATAAAATGCACGGGACAATTAGCAGTGGCGTATGCTTTTGTGTATAATACTTTAAACCTTCAAACGATGAATTTTCCAGGGTATAAGAAGAATTATAGCTTCTCAGGCAAAGGATATGGTGTAGGTGTTGGCGGCGGTGTTGCTTGGTATACAGGCTCATTTACGCTCACACCCAAACAATTAGTCAAAGCAGGAACTGTTGATTATAGCATTGTAGGAACTGGCATAGGAATATTGATTACTTTTTCGAAAAACGGCAAAGTTATAGGAACTGTGGCAGCAGCAGGAATAACAGTGGGTTCAGGAGGATTTTTAGGGAAAGGAAAATTCTATTAATCTGTTTCTTACTATTTAGAAAATAGCTATCAAGTAAAATCTACTGGTAAAAAGGTAGATTTTTACTTTCCCCAAAAACCATACACTTTGCTTTTAGAATAGCTATGAAGAATTAAACGAATAATAATCAATAGCTTATCTTAATTTTTGCTAAATTGAAAACATTGAAAATTCATTTCATATATCGCAAATAATTAGGGTGTATTTTAAACTAACAAATTATGTTAATCACATCGTCAACCAATACCACAAAAAAAATATCTTTTACTGTTCAAACAAAATTGCTTTTAGAAGCTATTAAATACACGGATATTGCATTAGGAACTTCCGCTAAACCCATACCAATAGATAGTTTTGTATCTATAAATGACTCAGAATTACATGAGTTTTTGAGTGGAG harbors:
- a CDS encoding SH3 domain-containing protein: MKNNSLLLKLCILCAILMMISCGSDTKEKTKTTPTTSNETEKITETPKANNTFYAWVDNINVRDAASTKGKVIGTYTSEDALEFSGTKSDSKEIIVLRGVAYDDYWLKITTKDNKVGWVYGGAVHQKGDTKGNDIITKDKFDFNHFGKFDVSSWTDLGITRREGGDAETVTNSYLKGNQIIEIEKTDVGEYGYYHTYRLMDAKRKLLKERTFSFNADAGDSKPKMELTETVKDFISKKEYTRTQTLSEHFMQLNARPQMVNGTWEEAELIPTEKAATTEETPLAQKTAFAKPMEVINSLKGLPNEFSDGCNCSFRTHPKDFDTMLVFGTFQDAPKAKAVIQINGKLVMLNSKKPENPNHKLGEIHKHYYNDAYDLKFTLTKDGTDDGGGTQYAGTAHLTSKDGKVNTTINIFGGCGC